In the genome of Streptococcus oralis, one region contains:
- a CDS encoding aspartate carbamoyltransferase catalytic subunit: MSENQQALQHVVSMEDLTVEQVMKLIKRGIEFKNGASASYEEQHIVSNLFFESSTRTHKSFEVAELKLGLDLLDFDVKTSSVNKGETLYDTILTLSALGVDACVIRHPEVDYYRELIASPTITTSIINGGDGSGQHPSQSLLDLMTIYEEFGHFEGLKVAIAGDLNHSRVAKSNMQILKRLGAELYFAGPEEWRSEEFEHYGRFVSIDEVIDQVDVMMFLRVQHERHEIVTGFSKEDYHIQHGLTQERYDRLKEKAILMHPAPVNRDVEIADHLVEAPKSRIVQQMTNGVFVRMAILESVLAYRKAK; the protein is encoded by the coding sequence ATGTCAGAAAATCAACAAGCTTTGCAACATGTCGTTTCTATGGAAGACCTTACTGTAGAACAAGTAATGAAATTGATCAAACGCGGAATTGAATTTAAAAATGGAGCGAGTGCTTCTTATGAGGAACAGCATATCGTTTCCAACCTTTTCTTTGAAAGTTCAACTCGTACCCACAAATCTTTTGAAGTGGCAGAACTGAAACTTGGACTTGATCTACTAGATTTTGATGTGAAGACCAGTTCAGTGAACAAGGGTGAAACACTCTACGACACCATTCTAACTTTGTCTGCTCTGGGAGTAGATGCCTGTGTCATTCGCCATCCAGAAGTGGACTACTACAGAGAATTGATTGCTAGCCCAACCATCACAACTTCGATTATCAATGGTGGGGACGGTTCAGGGCAACACCCTAGCCAGAGCTTGCTTGATTTGATGACAATTTATGAAGAATTTGGACATTTTGAAGGTCTTAAGGTGGCTATTGCTGGCGACCTAAACCACTCACGGGTAGCTAAGTCTAATATGCAAATCCTTAAACGCTTGGGAGCGGAGCTTTACTTTGCAGGTCCTGAGGAATGGAGAAGTGAGGAGTTTGAACATTACGGTCGCTTTGTATCAATTGATGAGGTGATTGATCAAGTAGATGTTATGATGTTTCTTCGTGTGCAGCATGAACGTCATGAAATTGTGACAGGATTTTCAAAAGAAGACTATCATATCCAGCATGGTTTGACACAAGAACGCTATGACCGCTTGAAAGAAAAAGCAATCCTCATGCACCCAGCTCCAGTCAATCGTGATGTTGAAATCGCAGACCATTTAGTTGAAGCACCAAAATCACGTATTGTTCAGCAAATGACCAACGGTGTCTTTGTCAGAATGGCAATTTTAGAATCTGTGCTGGCCTACAGAAAAGCCAAATAA
- the pyrR gene encoding bifunctional pyr operon transcriptional regulator/uracil phosphoribosyltransferase PyrR yields MRTKEVVDELTVKRAITRITYEIIERNKDLNKIVLAGIKTRGVFIARRIQERLEQLENIAVPVVELDTKPFRDDVKSGEDTSVISVDVTDREVILVDDVLYTGRTIRAAIDNIVSHGRPARVSLAVLVDRGHRELPIRPDYVGKNIPTSRSEEIIVEMTELDGQDRVLITEQA; encoded by the coding sequence ATGAGGACAAAAGAAGTTGTAGACGAATTGACCGTCAAACGAGCGATTACTCGGATTACCTACGAGATTATTGAGCGAAACAAAGATTTGAATAAAATCGTTTTGGCTGGTATTAAAACGCGAGGTGTTTTTATCGCTCGTCGTATCCAAGAACGCTTGGAACAGTTAGAAAATATCGCTGTTCCAGTGGTAGAACTAGATACTAAACCTTTCCGTGACGATGTCAAAAGTGGAGAAGATACCTCTGTAATCTCTGTTGATGTGACAGATCGGGAAGTCATCTTGGTGGACGATGTACTCTACACTGGTCGGACTATCCGAGCTGCTATTGACAATATTGTTAGCCATGGTCGCCCTGCTCGTGTGAGTTTGGCAGTCTTGGTTGATCGTGGCCACAGAGAACTTCCAATCCGTCCGGACTATGTTGGAAAAAACATCCCAACCAGTCGTTCTGAAGAAATCATCGTAGAGATGACAGAACTAGATGGACAAGACAGAGTACTAATCACAGAACAAGCCTAA
- a CDS encoding helicase BlpT, translating into MEDKALINEAYQLLSELNKSYQSCKQGTADDLRLQELLNTTLKELKKAEKIDNSILINLEKFYQRTSLLIGLGSLKLNDQARTAWRNYDKFHYEHVKHVLTLYGPVFGF; encoded by the coding sequence ATGGAAGACAAAGCCCTGATTAACGAAGCTTACCAACTCCTTTCCGAGTTAAATAAAAGCTACCAAAGCTGCAAACAAGGAACAGCCGATGATCTTCGACTGCAAGAGCTGCTGAACACCACTCTTAAGGAACTTAAAAAAGCAGAAAAGATTGACAACAGTATCTTAATCAACCTTGAGAAATTTTACCAACGTACCAGTCTTCTGATTGGACTAGGTAGTCTAAAACTGAATGATCAAGCACGCACCGCTTGGCGCAACTATGACAAGTTCCACTACGAACATGTCAAACACGTATTGACTCTCTATGGACCTGTTTTTGGTTTTTAG
- a CDS encoding YceD family protein → MKLNIQEIRKQPEGLHFEQTLDLVADLRTRNQEILDVKDILAVGKIQYEDRMYFLDYQLSYTIVLASSRSMEPVELEESYPVTEVFMEGATNQLDQEVLDDDLVLPIENGEIDLAESVSDNILLNIPIKVLTAEEEAGQGFVSGNDWQIMTEEEYQAQQAVKKEENSPFAGLQGLFDGDE, encoded by the coding sequence ATGAAGTTAAACATTCAAGAAATTCGTAAGCAGCCTGAAGGCCTACACTTTGAACAAACTTTGGACCTTGTCGCAGACTTGCGTACCCGTAATCAAGAAATTTTAGATGTTAAAGATATCCTAGCAGTGGGAAAGATCCAGTACGAAGACCGTATGTATTTCTTAGACTATCAGCTATCTTATACCATTGTCCTTGCTTCCAGCCGCAGTATGGAGCCAGTTGAGTTGGAGGAGTCTTATCCAGTGACAGAGGTCTTCATGGAAGGAGCAACCAACCAACTGGATCAAGAAGTTTTAGACGATGACTTGGTCTTGCCTATCGAAAATGGGGAAATCGACCTTGCTGAGAGCGTTTCCGATAATATCTTGCTAAACATTCCAATCAAGGTCTTAACAGCAGAAGAAGAAGCTGGTCAAGGTTTTGTGTCTGGAAATGACTGGCAAATCATGACTGAGGAAGAATACCAAGCCCAACAAGCAGTCAAGAAAGAAGAAAACAGTCCATTTGCTGGCTTGCAAGGACTATTTGACGGAGACGAATAA
- a CDS encoding ATP-binding cassette domain-containing protein, whose product MHYGHSRKGNNMIKINHLTITQNKDLRDLVSDLTMTIQDGEKVAIIGEEGNGKSTLLRALMGEALPDFTIKGDIHSDCQSLAYIPQKFPEILKNRTLHDYFFLDSADLDYSILYRLAEELHFDSDRFASDQEIGSLSGGEALKIQLIHELAKPFEILFLDEPSNDLDLETVDWLKGQIRKIRQTVIFISHDEDFLSQTADTIVHLRLVKHRKEAETLVEHLDYDRYSEQRKASFARQSQQAANDQRAYDKTMEKHRRVKQNVETALRNTKNDVAGRLLAKKMKNVLSQEKRFEKEAQSMTQKPLEEEQIQLFFSDIQPLAASKVLVQLEKENLSIGERVLVQGLQLNIRGQDKIGIIGPNGIGKSTLLAKLQQLLSAKREISLGFMPQDYHKKLQLDLSPVDYLSQTGQKEELQKIQSLLASLNFSYPEMHHQIRSLSGGQQGKLLLLDLVLRKPNFLLLDEPTRNFSPTSQPEIRKLFASYPGGLITVSHDRRFLKEVCTSIYRLTENGLEVVDLQDL is encoded by the coding sequence ATGCACTATGGACATTCTAGAAAGGGCAACAATATGATAAAAATTAATCATCTAACTATCACGCAAAACAAAGATTTACGAGACCTTGTATCTGACCTAACCATGACCATCCAAGACGGGGAAAAGGTTGCTATTATCGGAGAAGAAGGAAATGGTAAATCGACTTTACTACGAGCTTTAATGGGGGAAGCATTACCTGATTTTACTATCAAGGGCGATATCCATTCTGATTGTCAATCACTGGCCTACATTCCTCAAAAATTCCCTGAAATCCTGAAAAATAGGACTCTACACGACTACTTCTTTTTGGATTCTGCTGATTTGGACTACAGCATTCTTTATCGTTTGGCTGAGGAGTTGCACTTTGATAGCGACCGTTTTGCTAGCGACCAAGAAATTGGCAGTCTATCAGGGGGCGAAGCTTTGAAAATTCAGCTCATTCACGAGTTAGCAAAACCTTTTGAGATTCTATTTTTAGATGAACCTTCAAATGACCTAGACCTTGAGACGGTTGATTGGCTAAAAGGTCAGATTCGAAAGATTAGGCAAACTGTTATTTTCATTTCCCATGATGAAGACTTTCTTTCTCAAACGGCTGATACTATTGTCCACTTGCGACTGGTCAAGCATCGGAAAGAAGCGGAAACGCTAGTCGAGCATTTAGACTATGATCGCTATAGTGAGCAGAGAAAGGCTAGTTTTGCCAGACAAAGTCAGCAAGCTGCTAACGACCAGAGAGCCTATGACAAAACCATGGAAAAACATCGCCGAGTTAAGCAAAATGTAGAAACTGCCTTACGTAACACTAAAAATGATGTTGCCGGTCGCCTATTGGCTAAAAAGATGAAAAATGTTCTCTCTCAAGAAAAACGCTTTGAAAAGGAAGCTCAGTCCATGACCCAAAAGCCACTTGAAGAAGAACAAATCCAACTCTTCTTCTCAGATATCCAACCATTAGCGGCTTCTAAAGTCTTAGTCCAACTGGAAAAAGAAAATTTGTCCATTGGTGAGCGCGTTTTGGTTCAAGGACTTCAACTAAATATCCGTGGCCAAGATAAAATCGGTATCATCGGGCCTAATGGTATTGGGAAATCAACTCTGCTAGCCAAGTTGCAACAACTGCTCAGCGCCAAAAGAGAAATTTCGCTTGGTTTTATGCCACAAGATTACCATAAAAAACTGCAATTGGATTTATCTCCAGTAGACTACCTCAGCCAAACTGGACAAAAAGAGGAACTACAGAAAATCCAATCTCTCCTAGCCAGTCTCAATTTCAGCTATCCAGAGATGCACCACCAAATCCGCTCCCTATCTGGCGGGCAACAAGGTAAACTCCTACTTTTGGATTTAGTGTTGCGCAAACCGAACTTTCTTCTTCTGGATGAGCCCACACGAAACTTTTCTCCCACCTCTCAACCCGAAATCAGAAAACTATTTGCCTCCTATCCCGGCGGTCTAATCACTGTTTCGCATGACAGACGCTTCTTAAAAGAGGTCTGTACGAGTATCTATCGTTTGACAGAAAATGGCTTGGAAGTCGTTGATTTACAAGATTTATAA
- a CDS encoding carbamoyl phosphate synthase small subunit — MKKRLLVLEDGTVFEGQAFGADIDVTGEIVFNTGMTGYQESITDQSYNGQILTFTYPLVGNYGINRDDYESINPTCKGVVVFEEARRASNWRNQMTLDEFLKAKKIPGISGIDTRALTKIIRKHGTMRATLTHVGDTMDHITDQLQATVLPTDNIKQVSTKTAYPAPGVGLSVVLVDFGLKHSILRELSKRNCNVTVVPYTTTAEEILHLHPDGVMLSNGPGNPEDVPQALDMIRGVQGKIPIFGICMGHQLFAMANGAKTYKMKFGHRGFNHAVREIATGRVDFTSQNHGYAVSREDLPEHLIITHEEINDKSVEGVRHRYQPGFSVQFHPDAAPGPHDASYLFDEFIEMMESFKSANR; from the coding sequence ATGAAAAAACGACTTCTAGTATTAGAAGATGGGACAGTATTTGAAGGCCAGGCCTTCGGAGCAGATATTGATGTAACAGGGGAAATCGTCTTTAACACAGGGATGACTGGTTACCAAGAATCCATAACAGACCAGTCTTATAATGGACAAATCTTAACCTTTACCTACCCTTTGGTGGGAAATTATGGAATTAACCGTGACGACTACGAGTCCATCAATCCTACCTGTAAAGGAGTAGTAGTTTTTGAAGAAGCGCGTAGAGCCAGCAACTGGCGCAATCAAATGACCTTGGATGAATTTTTGAAAGCTAAGAAAATTCCAGGTATCTCAGGAATTGACACACGGGCTCTGACAAAGATCATCCGTAAGCATGGTACCATGCGTGCCACCCTTACGCATGTTGGTGATACCATGGACCATATAACAGACCAGCTCCAAGCGACAGTTCTACCGACAGATAATATCAAACAAGTCTCTACAAAGACAGCTTATCCTGCTCCTGGAGTTGGATTGAGTGTCGTACTGGTAGACTTTGGTCTTAAACACTCAATCTTACGCGAACTTTCTAAGCGTAATTGTAATGTGACCGTGGTTCCATACACAACCACTGCAGAAGAAATTCTCCATCTCCATCCTGACGGGGTCATGTTGTCAAATGGTCCAGGTAACCCAGAAGATGTTCCCCAAGCACTGGACATGATTCGTGGTGTGCAAGGAAAAATTCCAATCTTTGGTATCTGTATGGGACACCAACTTTTTGCTATGGCAAATGGAGCCAAGACCTACAAGATGAAGTTTGGTCACCGTGGATTTAACCATGCAGTGCGTGAAATTGCAACAGGCCGAGTAGACTTTACTAGCCAGAACCATGGTTATGCGGTTAGCCGTGAGGATTTGCCAGAGCATTTGATTATTACCCACGAAGAAATAAATGACAAGTCAGTTGAAGGTGTGCGTCACAGATACCAACCAGGTTTCTCTGTGCAATTCCACCCAGATGCAGCTCCAGGACCGCACGATGCAAGCTATCTCTTTGATGAATTTATCGAAATGATGGAGTCGTTTAAATCTGCTAATCGCTGA
- the carB gene encoding carbamoyl-phosphate synthase large subunit has protein sequence MPKRTDIQKIMVIGSGPIIIGQAAEFDYAGTQACLSLKEEGYEVILVNSNPATIMTDKEIADKVYIEPITLEFVTRILRKERPDALLPTLGGQTGLNMAMELSKNGILDELGVELLGTKLSAIDQAEDRDLFKQLMEELEQPIPESEIVNTVEEAVAFAASIGYPVIVRPAFTLGGTGGGMCANEEELREIAENGLKLSPVTQCLIERSIAGFKEIEYEVMRDSADNALVVCNMENFDPVGIHTGDSIVFAPAQTMSDYENQMLRDASLSIIRALKIEGGCNVQLALDPHSFKYYVIEVNPRVSRSSALASKATGYPIAKLAAKIAVGLTLDEVINPVTGSTYAMFEPALDYVVAKIPRFPFDKFEKGERRLGTQMKATGEVMAIGRNIEESLLKACRSLEIGVHHNEMPELATVSDDALIEKVVKAQDDRLFYVSEAIHRGYTPEEIAELTKIDLFYLDKLLHIFEIEQELGAHPQDLEVLKTAKLNGFSDRKIAELWETTADQVRQLRLENKIVPVYKMVDTCAAEFDSETPYFYSTYGWENESIKSDKESVLVLGSGPIRIGQGVEFDYATVHSVKAIQAAGYEAIIMNSNPETVSTDFSVSDKLYFEPLTFEDVMNVIDLEQPKGVIVQFGGQTAINLAEPLAKAGVTILGTQVADLDRAEDRDLFEQALKDLDIPQPPGQTATNEEEAVLAARKIGFPVLVRPSYVLGGRAMEIVENEEDLRSYMRTAVKASPDHPVLVDSYIVGQECEVDAISDGENVLIPGIMEHIERAGVHSGDSMAVYPPQTLSQKVQETIADYTKRLAIGLNCLGMMNIQFVIKDEKVYVIEVNPRASRTVPFLSKVTNIPMAQVATKLILGQSLEELGYQDGLYPESTRVHIKAPVFSFTKLAKVDSLLGPEMKSTGEVMGSDTTLEKALYKAFEASYLHLPTFGNVVFTIADDAKEEALDLARRFQNIGYGILATEGTAAFFASHGLHAQPVGKIGDDEQDIPSFVRKGKIQAIINTVGTKRTADEDGEQIRRSAIEHGVPLFTALDTADAMIKVLESRSFVTEAI, from the coding sequence ATGCCTAAACGTACTGATATTCAAAAAATTATGGTGATTGGTTCTGGTCCGATTATTATTGGTCAGGCTGCTGAGTTTGACTATGCTGGGACCCAGGCCTGCTTGTCTTTGAAAGAGGAAGGTTATGAAGTTATCTTGGTGAATTCAAACCCTGCCACTATCATGACAGATAAGGAGATTGCGGACAAGGTCTACATCGAACCGATTACACTCGAGTTTGTGACGCGTATTCTCCGTAAGGAACGTCCAGATGCCTTGCTCCCAACCCTTGGTGGGCAAACAGGTCTCAATATGGCCATGGAATTGTCTAAAAACGGAATTTTAGATGAACTTGGTGTAGAACTTCTCGGAACTAAATTGTCTGCCATTGACCAAGCAGAGGACCGTGACCTCTTTAAACAATTAATGGAAGAGCTTGAGCAACCAATCCCTGAATCTGAAATTGTCAACACAGTGGAAGAAGCTGTTGCCTTTGCGGCGTCAATCGGCTACCCAGTTATCGTCCGTCCAGCCTTCACCCTTGGTGGTACTGGTGGTGGTATGTGTGCCAATGAGGAAGAATTGCGTGAAATCGCTGAAAATGGGTTGAAACTGTCACCCGTTACCCAATGTTTGATTGAGCGCTCCATTGCCGGTTTTAAAGAAATTGAGTACGAGGTCATGCGTGACTCAGCTGACAATGCCCTCGTTGTTTGTAACATGGAAAACTTTGACCCCGTTGGGATTCACACAGGGGATTCCATTGTATTTGCCCCTGCGCAAACTATGTCAGACTATGAAAACCAAATGCTACGTGACGCGAGCTTGAGCATTATCCGCGCTCTCAAGATTGAAGGTGGGTGTAACGTTCAGCTGGCCCTTGATCCGCATAGCTTCAAGTACTATGTTATCGAAGTAAACCCTCGTGTATCGCGTTCGTCAGCCCTTGCTTCTAAGGCAACTGGTTACCCAATTGCCAAATTGGCAGCTAAGATTGCTGTCGGTTTGACCTTGGATGAGGTCATCAACCCAGTCACAGGTTCAACCTATGCCATGTTTGAGCCGGCCCTTGACTACGTCGTTGCTAAGATTCCACGTTTCCCATTTGACAAGTTTGAAAAAGGTGAGCGTCGTCTTGGAACTCAGATGAAAGCGACTGGGGAAGTCATGGCCATCGGTCGTAACATCGAGGAATCTCTTCTAAAAGCCTGTCGTTCACTTGAAATTGGCGTTCACCACAATGAAATGCCTGAACTGGCAACCGTTTCTGATGATGCCTTGATTGAAAAGGTTGTCAAGGCCCAAGATGACCGTCTCTTCTACGTATCAGAAGCTATTCACCGTGGTTACACACCAGAAGAAATTGCTGAATTGACTAAGATTGATCTCTTCTATCTGGATAAACTCTTGCACATCTTTGAAATTGAGCAAGAGTTGGGTGCCCATCCACAAGATCTAGAAGTCTTGAAAACAGCTAAACTCAATGGATTTTCAGACCGTAAGATTGCGGAGCTTTGGGAAACAACAGCTGACCAAGTTCGCCAACTACGTTTGGAAAACAAGATTGTTCCAGTCTATAAGATGGTCGATACCTGTGCGGCAGAATTTGACTCTGAAACACCATACTTCTATTCAACCTATGGTTGGGAAAATGAATCTATCAAATCTGACAAGGAATCCGTTCTAGTACTAGGTTCTGGTCCAATCCGTATCGGACAAGGGGTTGAGTTTGACTACGCAACTGTTCACTCTGTTAAGGCTATTCAAGCTGCTGGTTATGAGGCCATCATCATGAACTCAAACCCAGAGACCGTTTCTACGGACTTCTCTGTATCTGATAAGCTCTACTTTGAGCCATTAACTTTTGAAGATGTCATGAATGTTATCGACTTGGAGCAACCAAAAGGCGTTATCGTTCAGTTTGGTGGTCAAACAGCCATCAACCTTGCGGAACCTTTGGCAAAAGCAGGTGTGACCATTCTTGGTACCCAAGTAGCTGACTTGGACCGTGCCGAAGACCGTGACCTCTTTGAGCAAGCTCTGAAAGACTTGGATATTCCACAGCCACCAGGACAAACAGCAACTAATGAAGAAGAAGCTGTGCTTGCTGCTCGCAAGATTGGTTTCCCAGTCCTCGTTCGTCCATCTTATGTCTTGGGTGGACGTGCTATGGAAATCGTTGAAAACGAAGAAGATCTTCGTTCTTACATGCGTACCGCTGTTAAGGCCAGTCCAGACCACCCAGTCCTTGTTGACTCTTACATCGTTGGTCAGGAGTGTGAAGTTGATGCCATCTCAGACGGGGAAAATGTCCTCATCCCTGGTATCATGGAGCATATCGAACGTGCCGGTGTCCACTCAGGTGACTCAATGGCCGTTTATCCTCCACAAACCTTGTCTCAAAAGGTGCAGGAAACCATCGCAGACTACACCAAACGCCTAGCAATCGGTCTTAACTGTCTTGGGATGATGAACATCCAGTTTGTCATCAAGGATGAAAAAGTCTATGTTATTGAGGTCAATCCACGTGCCAGCCGTACGGTGCCATTCCTTTCTAAGGTAACTAATATTCCTATGGCTCAGGTAGCGACCAAGCTCATTCTTGGTCAAAGTCTTGAAGAACTTGGTTACCAAGATGGACTTTATCCAGAAAGCACTCGCGTTCATATCAAGGCACCTGTCTTCTCCTTTACGAAACTAGCTAAGGTAGATAGCTTGCTTGGTCCTGAAATGAAGTCAACAGGTGAAGTTATGGGTTCTGATACTACTTTGGAAAAAGCCCTCTATAAAGCCTTTGAAGCTTCTTACCTACACTTGCCAACCTTTGGAAATGTAGTCTTTACTATCGCAGATGATGCCAAAGAAGAAGCCTTGGACTTAGCTCGTCGTTTCCAAAATATCGGTTATGGTATCCTTGCGACAGAAGGGACAGCAGCCTTCTTTGCTAGTCATGGACTGCATGCTCAACCTGTTGGTAAGATTGGTGACGATGAACAGGATATTCCAAGCTTTGTCCGCAAAGGGAAAATCCAAGCGATCATCAATACTGTCGGAACCAAACGAACTGCTGACGAAGATGGTGAGCAAATTCGCCGTTCGGCTATTGAACACGGTGTGCCACTCTTTACAGCCCTAGACACAGCAGATGCCATGATCAAGGTGCTAGAAAGTCGTAGTTTTGTCACAGAAGCAATCTAG
- the nth gene encoding endonuclease III, with amino-acid sequence MVLSKKRARKVLEEIIALFPDAKPSLDFTNHFELLVAVMLSAQTTDAAVNKATPGLFAAFPTPQAMSVATESEIASHISRLGLYRNKAKFLKKCAQQLLEDFDGQVPQTREELESLAGVGRKTANVVMSVGFGIPAFAVDTHVERICKHHDIVKKSATPFEVEKRVMDILPPEKWLAAHQAMIYFGRAICHPKNPECDHYPQLYDFSSL; translated from the coding sequence ATGGTCTTGTCAAAAAAACGAGCACGAAAGGTGCTAGAAGAAATCATTGCCCTCTTCCCAGACGCCAAACCCAGCCTTGATTTTACCAATCATTTTGAACTCCTGGTTGCGGTGATGTTGTCAGCTCAGACAACAGATGCTGCTGTCAACAAGGCTACACCAGGTCTCTTTGCAGCTTTTCCAACGCCTCAAGCCATGTCTGTCGCGACTGAAAGTGAAATTGCCTCACATATTTCCCGTCTAGGACTTTATCGCAATAAAGCTAAATTTCTTAAAAAATGTGCCCAGCAACTCTTGGAAGATTTTGACGGTCAAGTACCTCAAACTCGTGAGGAATTAGAAAGCCTAGCAGGTGTTGGACGCAAAACAGCCAACGTAGTCATGAGCGTGGGCTTTGGAATTCCAGCCTTTGCAGTGGATACCCATGTTGAACGTATCTGCAAGCACCATGATATCGTTAAAAAATCAGCTACGCCCTTTGAAGTAGAAAAACGTGTCATGGACATTCTGCCACCAGAGAAATGGTTGGCAGCCCATCAAGCCATGATTTACTTTGGACGGGCCATCTGTCATCCAAAAAATCCAGAATGCGATCACTATCCACAATTATATGATTTTAGTTCGTTATAA
- a CDS encoding CPBP family intramembrane glutamic endopeptidase, which yields MMYKRWMTFFLILIFMPIHLSIAEKIMRINSLTLSILFTLVELAIFLYVGKKYDLFHIRKIRLKDILKCFLSYALLFLFYILVNFLGPTQSDTTQAVQSLSLSWSVLFVDLCVLAPVTEEIFMRGMLQGIVFKNTYFGLFATSLLFAYLHGPYTIPSFISYLGMGFAFGVRYKTSDNLWNSILLHVLNNLVAFCFLYMR from the coding sequence ATGATGTATAAGCGCTGGATGACGTTTTTCTTGATTTTGATTTTTATGCCAATTCATTTGAGTATAGCAGAGAAAATCATGCGAATAAATTCATTAACGCTATCCATCCTTTTTACCCTTGTTGAACTTGCAATATTTTTATATGTAGGAAAAAAGTATGACTTGTTTCACATTCGGAAAATCCGCCTAAAAGATATTCTTAAATGTTTTCTTTCATACGCCTTGCTTTTCCTCTTTTATATTTTGGTCAATTTTTTAGGCCCTACCCAATCAGACACAACTCAAGCTGTGCAAAGTTTATCACTTTCATGGTCTGTACTTTTTGTGGATCTCTGTGTTTTGGCACCTGTCACGGAAGAAATCTTTATGCGAGGTATGTTACAGGGGATAGTATTTAAGAATACATATTTTGGATTGTTTGCCACATCGCTTCTTTTTGCTTATCTTCATGGTCCCTATACTATTCCTAGCTTTATCAGCTATTTAGGTATGGGATTTGCATTTGGGGTAAGGTATAAGACTTCTGACAACCTATGGAATTCCATTCTTTTGCATGTCCTCAATAATCTGGTTGCATTTTGCTTTTTGTACATGAGATAA